TCTAATAGATtcttgtgtaatttattttgtaCCCTGTTTTGACAATGAACACCATAATCTTCCATGCATTGGTTCCACATGGTTTGGTAACTTAGGTTAGGATGGGTCCTTGTTGGCTGTATTTGGAATTGAACATGTTGTTTAGTATCTCCACCCCCTTTGCTCTTTGCATTTGTGGGTTGTTGTTACCTTCTAATATGTGATTACCTTCTTATGTTACACCTGATGCATAACATGTAGTTCCATAAAGTTAGCAGAGACAATTAGGAATGCTCACGTTCTTGTCACGACAAACTTGAATTATTTTGGTTAATTTAGAAAAAGGACTCTTAACAATACTTAGAACTGCAGTTGTCAATCGTTGATGCAGATCAATTGCCACCTCTTTTTTGCCTTATGAGAGAGAGAGAATGTGTACTGAGGTGTTTACATTTGAATTATTATGGGTTTGGTATATCTTGATGTATCTCTGTGATTTGGGATTATCATTTTGGTAAAAAATTGCATTTGGTGATTTTGTCCTGTTTATATTACATGATGAGTAGTGATAGTTTATCAGAAATACTGTTATCTATTGTAACTGGTTTGCTAATGAAAAACGTAATACAACAATACACTACAGAGATAAGTAAGAAGTATCACCATATGAAGAATTGTCACAAGTATTTTTGGTTGAATAGACGGTGTATGTTTGGTTCCCAGTTTCAACTCAAGTTTTCTTTTGTGACTCAATCGGATCTGAAATGGGTAATCCTCTTATCTGGTTTCAGCTCCATTCACTTGTGACCTAATCTGATTTCTTGTGATTGTTCTGCATTCTTCAGCTTTACTTAAAATAGTGTTTTGCTTGTGTATTATTGGCTGGTAGTCAAATGGAACAGTTCCTAATTCATACAATTATTGTTAGCTTAGAGTCTCTTCCGCCTCTTGATTTAAGTTGTAATTCTCCCACTGGTGTTGTTCCTAATCAAATGGGTAATCATAGAAATCCTGGATTGAATGACATGATTTAAAACTTGGGTGTTGAAATAGACAAGACTAGAATAAAGTGTTATTAATTGTGTTCTGACCTTTCTAAATGGAATTAAGTCGCAGGCATTGGTCTAATATCTTTAGTTCTAGGTCTGCAACTCTCAGATTACTGCACTGTTATTGCACTGATACTCAGTGCACTGTTTATTTTAACTGCACTGATACCCAATTTGTGGATTTTGCAGTCTCATCCAAGTATAAAGGGAGTGTATGGGAAAGTTTTTCCTCATTTGGACGCATTGGTTGAAATATTTGCTGAAGATAGAGCAAATGGTAAAGGAGCTGCTTCTTTAGCTGAAGAGTTGGAAGAGATAGATAAAGAAGATGAGCAAGAAAGGGAGAACGAAACAAAACAGGAAACTGAACAAGAACAAAGTAACCAATCTGGATCAGTGGACGAAGCCAATAACAGTAATGATAAAGGTAGGAGGAGGAAGAGGGTTAGATCATCTTCTTTGGATGTTGTATCTGGTGAATCAAGTGGTGATTCGAATGGTCTTAATCTGATGGCTAATTCTTTCAGCAAGTTTGTATCAGGCACTCTTTCACATTTTGAAGCAATTCGTAGTACATTGGCCCAAGAATCAGACACCAACAAACAGTTGTTTGAGGAGTTACAGAAGATTGATGGTCTTACTGATGATGATGTGATAGATGCTGCTTCGATTATACTTGATTCATCTACGAAGACCAAAATGTTTTTCGGGATGGAAGAAGGGAAGAGGGCTCACTATGTGAAGAATAGAATACTCAAGTAGTAGTGAAAAAAAGAAGCTTCAGAAGATGGCAAGACCTCTTGATGACAAATCTAGGTTCAAATTTGTTTTGAAATTTAACTCTTCATACACAAGTGGAACAATAGTCATCCATGGTTCaaatttgttttgaaattttgaattcttAAATTTTTGAGTTTTAGCTTTATTAGAAGTTTCAAGGATATTTAAGTAAATAATAGATTTGAATTACAATGGAATCCAATTATCCCAACCAAACAGATTTTGTTTTACCATGTAATCCTTTTCTTGGAATCCAATTCTAGGAATTGGATTACCCTGTAATCCAATTCCTGAGGTTTGAAAAACTTGAACCGAACAAATAGTAAGAGAAAACTGTATTCTAGAGACGAAAGAGGAGAGAGACTGTGTTTTGAGAGTTCTGCATGAATCTTTGTACGACACAAACAATAACCCTCCCATATTCCCGCACCGTAACATAGCCTATCATTCCTGGCCGTCGAAGTCAAAACTCCATCCGGATATTTCCGGCCGCCGGATCATGGTCCCCGTTGAATCCTGACCATCTAATGATTCTCAAATCTAAGAGTCAAACACCACCTTTTGTTTTATTACAGTGATTCAGTGTTATTACATATAATTTACATTGTTATTGTTATAAACATAAAACGCCTCATTGATCCCTCCAAACGCTACTGTTAGAGAAAAGTACAAATCTTTTCACAAAGATGGCGGATCAATCCCCGTCGAATGCGAACTTAAAATAATTTAACTAAGTGACCGGTGGGAATAACAATTGAATGGTGGGTGGTTTCGTGTCGTTTGAAACACTAAATTTTTTACTTATCCACTGCATAGAAAATAACTAAAAgaggaaaaaagaaataaaaacataagcTGCTATTTGGAATAACAACATCTgaaatgcggaaaaaaaaatcaaaatataccATTAATTTTTaccttgtttttagtttttcttttctcaTTACCTAGGTGTCATCTTATGTGATCTTTATTTTTTGTATCTCCTTTCCCATATCAATATTGTTAAAATTGTTGACAGTGATCTCATTACATTAAAAGCAACAATGGTGAGAGACTCAATTTtgataaattttgatcatgttcaGTAATGGTTTTATCTCatgggttatgattcatatgttttCTATATATCTTGGGTATTCATAATCGTGATCTTGGTGAAAGGTATTCATGTTTCTTGCAAAGAAATTCAAAATCCATATTCATATGAGTATCTTTTGCATTTTATTGATGCTAATGATCTCTTCATCGCCTAATAAATTTCTTTCTCAAGCTGTTAGAACTTCTCTTGTTAAGGATCTTTGCAGAATAATGGTTTCTTTTCTTTAATAGAGATATGGCTTTAGAAAATGTGATGTCTATTTGTCTTGTGTTGTCTACACTATCTATATGTCCAGTTTATATTGGTTATTTAGTATTGATGAGATAAACTCATGTGTTCTCTTTATATCGCACCTGTAATTGGTTTATTATGTTTAATGAATGGTGTAGCCACTGTCATAAACTTACATCTAATTTCCACCACCAAACTTCCCCTTGTTCAGTCCAGAATTCCTGACTCTTTTTGGGTTGAAGCGTTGTCTATGAAAAATTAGATAGTCAACATATCACCATCAGCCTCCATTGGTTTCTTATCTCCTTTTCAGAAACTCTTTAACGACGTTCCCGATATAATTTCTTGGAGTCcttattttcaaaattaataataattattattattgtgtttcGGTGCAATTTGTTGCTAGGCTCCCAACCCAACTCTCCGCTGATATTGTACCTAATTTTGATTATGATTAATTGAGGCCTTTGTGGccttttttttaaaataataataataataatcttggAGTCCTTTGGTTCTGCTTGCTATTCAGGTAGATCCATCTGTTAGCTCTACCCTTGAACTGGGTACGTAGTAAACATTATATTTTTTTCGgctacaacaacaaaaacaagaattgtCAATGCTTGGATCCAACAAATGGAAAATGAAAAcgaggggtaccaaaatacaccatcaactttttcttAAGCAAtcggtatggacaaactcaacataaCTCCGAGAGTTCAACTCGATCAAGAAATAGTATCTAGATTTATCTCTCTCCCTTTCTTGCAATTATAACgtttacaaactcaaatccgtGAACCTATTTACATAGAGATTACTTGGATGgcatcaaagaccaatgtccaagaatcagtCAGGTCGTATCCAACAAAATAGGCcagatgtatctactatgattgattaacgcacaattctgtgatatttcaattataaagataaacaatataatgcggaaaaaaaaacaaacaaacaccagaagttttgttaacgaggaaaccgcaaatgcagaaaaaccccgggacctagtccagattgaacaccaaactgtattaagccgttacagacacgatgctactactaattaacttcagactggaatttagttgagccatAATCGAGTCTCCCAATGATTAAGAtaaagtcgcgctccttacgcctcttgaatcccagcagcacTCCGCACaattggttcccttagctgacgtcacaccaattaagataagagttgcttcaactcaattgaagactttaaccaATCTCTCTCCTACAGATTAAACTTATATATGATTTCTTTTACAATCAAAAAGTTTAATCAaaggtgatgaaaatcgatagcaatagacaaattatagctaacctcaaaatccggacttatgcaacccgaagtgcagccgagattattattcacctcacaagtataaaaattgtggaatcaacgaagtttgagatgaagagaactttgatgatttctatctatcttgatcaagtgagcagctcaacaatcgatcaagatcaggatactcgagttatcaagataaaagataactggacctggcttcacgaatccctatgaaatcTTTTTAGTCACTTGTTGATGGGTGAAaatgatttgttggttttttaggaaagtggagaCTCGAGCATACGTgcggagactcctcgaccgagcaaatttcctaaaccttttgcagacagatgcactgcacgggagtgctttgagttcgagagatcaatctataggactcgggcctaaaccaagacaatggtcgtttcaaagtcaattcggtcacaaagagggatgagggtcgatctgtaggagggaagatgagaattctgtgagatcaatgatgatcaaggattgtggatgtgttgtagaCTTCTGCAAGTCTTCTGTGAAATGTTGAGTTCAAATAAGTTCCGGTTGATTGAATTCTGCTTCGTCGAGAGTTCCTGTTCAGAtgaggattcttgttgttcaatcgtggattcaaaaacttatttatattgcaaaatAGTAGAAACATTGatccccagtaagtgtgacggttgctggagtaaaagagtgggaaagtgggaaatcatgattgaaacagttCCACGTGCGTGGGAGAATTGGTTGAtttcccatccactactttgctaaatccttcaactgcttgcacgacttactcacatttctcatcgtgggtgtacacatgaagttttccaaaagcttcgattgatcttctccttcaaacgatAGAACGCAATGCTGATTGTGGTGATCCTATGTTTCTCACTACATTtatatcctagtcctagacttaactaattgtagactagaaatcaagatatagttttgacaactaaatttgacaacaagcttgagatagcaacacttgtgagttcgaccgagcaatgctctaacaatctccctctttgtcaattttagtgacaaaattatcaatacatatggactagaaaaaaaaactttttaaaaaaGACTCATCGAATCCATCatgccttgatttccttggtttcttcaaatcCTTGAATTATTCGTTACTTCATGTTgaaatgattctgaacgtgttcaactcagcaagcATCGTTATTGTTGAAGATCCCTAGCGATAACAACAttaaaaacaaatattctcaatcgtcgttatacagaaacataatattatcATCTTCttgaaagtttaattgtatcccaactctgaagtaatactacgttgatatgtttctcccccttaatcaatacttacatgtTTTgctaataggtaaaacctatagattattgattcactccccattacataatgatccgtaaactacatgtatgtagtatgaaaccaCTAAATAATCcttcctctttttgtcaataaaattggcaaaggtacgaaaatcatgggGTCGTAataaatacaaccaaaagatatgtcaagttttaaggaagttagagatactacattataacatagttaaaatgcaactcctcgTATCAACTTTATTTATATGATGTCACATAGTaagaaaatacttagcgctcatataggagatttaagatacaagcatcccctttaaattccacagccacacaccccacaaagatataacaattaagcacaaattcatttaagaactctcccccatttgatgtcattccagggagaacaacatgagtgatctTGCTTTAtggaaaagaatgattttttcggacattaacaaatcacatggatttgtatccggaAAATCGACTTTTAAAACAATCTCAATGCCAGTTATGGACAAAAAGATAATTTTAATCGatttgactcaacataagaaaatcatgCGGAGTGCGTCAAGAAGTAAAAACACAGAAGTGTGATCACGACTAGATCATTACTGGGAGAAAATTCTCAaagtatttgttttattttccgtttataaaaacataatagatttaacttc
This is a stretch of genomic DNA from Papaver somniferum cultivar HN1 chromosome 1, ASM357369v1, whole genome shotgun sequence. It encodes these proteins:
- the LOC113347976 gene encoding uncharacterized protein LOC113347976, yielding MIKLAYACLVCEKNLFDEWAKSHPSIKGVYGKVFPHLDALVEIFAEDRANGKGAASLAEELEEIDKEDEQERENETKQETEQEQSNQSGSVDEANNSNDKGRRRKRVRSSSLDVVSGESSGDSNGLNLMANSFSKFVSGTLSHFEAIRSTLAQESDTNKQLFEELQKIDGLTDDDVIDAASIILDSSTKTKMFFGMEEGKRAHYVKNRILK